Genomic DNA from Cloeon dipterum chromosome 3, ieCloDipt1.1, whole genome shotgun sequence:
TAAAGGAAAAACATTTGCCACTTTATTAAAACAAGTAATTGAAAAGTTCCTAAAAACTAACCTGCAGCTTCCTTAGATAAAGCTTGGCCTGACGCGTTAGTTCCGGCGTGTCCTTCTTCCATAGAACTAAATGTGAAATTAGCGGGTAGTGAGAGCACCTTGCTCAGTTGTTTGTGACGCCCCAAGTTGTTTTCCTCCTCCTGTTCAATACGAGGTTTTGCATAATTAGAGTTTGATCGcgacaatttttttgcgcTGAATTCCTTACTTGCATGGTTAACCGTAGCGCCTGCTGCAAGGCCTCTGCAGCCTCCGCCTCCTCAGCTTCCTCTTGTTCCGCTTGAAGCTCTCTCTCCAGCTCCACCTCCATGTCAAGCTCATCCTCCATCTATTTAAAGTTACGAAATTTAGTGGAATGTTTGTGGAACAGTGGAAGAGCTCTGGAAAGCGTTGTGATTCGTGAtgcattttaagaaaaactgaGCTGCAAATTGCATAATTGGTAAGCGTAAGATTGAAATTGatgcacaaaatttgcatttgctgATGCTGAAGTGACACGCTGCGTGGGCACAAAAGACTGTAGAAATTTGCAAGTaataaaagagttaaaaagttgattatttttactatctCCAAAGCCTGTGAAAGTGAAAACGGTGAAAAAGCGTTCAAAAGCgattgaaaaatgacaaattgaaGTAGTAAAAGAGTAAGTCGATTGAAGTGCCCAAAGTCTGCCCGAAGTTGCAGTATTGTAAAGGAATATAGCAGAGAGATAGATAAAATGAGAGCTGCACTTTTGAAATGTAACAAACCGTTGGTCACTAATCAAGCAAGTTTACTCTTGGATAATTACATCCCCCAGATCTGTATAAGCATCAGAAAATTCTGAGAGTGAGGGAAAAGGTCCTGTACACAGTCTGAACAGGGAGAATTTGGGCCCCAAATCCTCAGTTCCGTCAATCCAACtacaaattctaatttgtctACTTTCTGATTCACGACAGCTGCGACAAAACTGAAACAACGATGCACAAAAAATCGACGTAATATTTACACAAGACAGTAAGTAACGAGATAGGAAGAAAGAATAGAAAAGTTTGACAAGAGAGGAGATAGCGAGTGTTTACCTTCAGTCCGTGCTGAACATTTTAAGTTCGAGAAAAACACACATGTGTTTTGAATacgtttttcaaaatgtattttgcgGAAATATTGAGAGAACGTTTTATTGTTTCTGACAGTTTCAAGAGGAAGAGATAGATCAGATTCATAGAATAGAAGGACCGCGGTTgccaataattttaagaaattcacAGTATTATAAAGCAAAACACTAACCTGCTTATGCGACTCTTCTAGATGCTTCATAAGGACCGCGACGACGACGTTCACGAGCACAAACTGCGCCATCAGCACGAAGATGACGAAGAAAATTGGCGCAATAACCGTGGAAACGCAGCAGTTGCGTACGCAGTCGGCCGCATCATCACAAGTGTCCCGCAAGGTGTCTTTCATTATGCCATTCCAGTTGTCACCAGTGGCCACTCTGAACAAGGTCAGAAAAGCCATGCCGAAGTTGCTGAAATGCGCGTGCTCGCCTAAGCCCTGACAGGGTATTTCTTCACTGCAttctggaattttaaaattgcgaaataGATAGCTGCGAAAACCGAAAATCAGTCGGGTTACCCAGTCTGCCGAAAAGCTCGACTCCAAGGGCGGCGAATATGAAGAAGAGAAGAAAGAAGAGAAGGCCCAAGTTGCCCACCTGCGGCAGGGCTTGCATCACCGTGTCGAGAAGGGCCCTGATACCTTTGGCCATTTTCAGAAGTTTCAGAACTGTTGGAATTAATGATTTCGAATTTGTCAACTTTTCTACAATGTGAAAAGTTACCCCTGGCTATCCTTAGCACCCTCATTACCCTGATGATGGTAGGGTTGATCGGAATTATTTTTGACTCAACTTCTTCAAGAACGATTCCCACGATGGACAAAATCACTATCACTACGTCCAACTGGTTCCATCTAAAAAAAAGGGCTTggttaaaatcaatataatccACTCTAGACTAGGCACACCTGAACGCGACACACTCCCAACACATATATTGTTCTAAAAGtgattatgcaacctgttcgACACTCGAGTGTTACAGGTTGCATTTATTCTTGTTCTTACAAAAcatgcagcaaaaataaatattgttctcACCCAACTCTAATcgttcttttaaattaataaatttaatttagcaaagaACAATATAGAAAAAGTTTGAGCTgtgatgaaaatatatattttttggtctTGCCTGTCTTTAAAGTATAAGTGCATTCCAAGGGCGAGTAGTTTCATCATGGACTCAAGGATGAAAACCGCTGTGAAAAAgtagttgaaaattttgagcgcGTATGAGAGAGCTTTGGGCATCATGTAGAACTCAAGCGCCATGGTGACCACATTCAATCCGATGACTGCTGCAATGGCCAGGTCAAAGTATTTCGAGGTGACTACGTTGTGGACCAAAAGTCTGGGCCTCGAGTAGGTGGCGTAATAGGGCGGCTCGTGCATCCCTGTTGATCAAATGCCAATATTTTCCCATTTCTGATTAATAAAATCCTCActtcttctctttttctccATCTGCTTGGCCCTTTTGGCTGCCCGCCTTGccttctcttctttttcttgctcttcCCTACAGCGGTGGAAGTTCTCCACCACAACACCGACAAACATGTTGAGTACGAAAAAGCCGACAAGCAACAGGAATGAGATGAAATAAAGCAGGCGCCATTCCGAGAAGTTCTCGATGGGCTGAATTTGTATACATCAGCGGCGTGATTTAAAGCGTAAACAAAATAGTCAAACCTGTTGGTCAACGCCGACTGCGTCGAGGCCGGTGTACATGATGTTGACCCAACCGTCTTTGGATGAGAGCACGAACAATGACATGAGCGCTTTGCCCAGGTCGTCGAAATTGTACTTTCTGTTAACCCACGAGTTTTTCTTGTCGGCCAAACAGTCAGTCTTATTTCTCACATTCTTAATGTCTGGCCCTTCACAGTAGTAAAATGCACCTTTGAATAGCTGGAATTTCAAAGATATTGAAAGTCTGGATTAAAAGGGATTTATCCAGAAATATTTACCTGTACACCTAGGattccaaaaataatgaaaaatgtgcAGCAAATCAGGACAATGTTTCCGATGGGTCTCAATGATGATAACAACGTTTGTACTACAAGTTTGAGGCCCGGCGCTCTGTTGATGACTCTCAGCGGCCTTAAAGATCGAAGTAACCGAAAAACCTGATGGCACATTTAGTTGCAACTTTTCCATTTCACATCGGACCATCGCAATACTCACTCTTAATATTCCAAATATTCTGGGGCTGCTTTCAGAAATCACGGACATAAGCAGATCAACTATGGAGATGAGAACGAGCACGCCATCCATGATGTTCCAGCCTGAAGTGAAGTACGCTTCGCGGCCGTAAAACATACCAGTGGCTATCAcctattaatttcaaatatatttggtTGCGTGAGCGACACGtcacacaaagaaaaaaaactcactttgATCAACATTTCTAGCGCAAAAACGGCGGTAAACACATAGTTTGCAGTGGCAAGAAATATTCTCTCAGTGGAGTCGGGCGGTATATTCGGTCTCTCCATGGCCAGGGTAATGCAGTTGAGGCCGATGAAGAACAGCACCACATTGTCAAACCACCTCCGCTCCACTATCCAGCAACATAACTTGCGAATTTTCCTAAGTAAATTTAAGCAGATTGAGAAAACAGACGTATATATCAGTTTTGCGCCATTACGAGTCGGTCGGCGAGAAAATGTAGAGGGAATAGTCGTCCCTCTCCTTCAGGCATCCCCTCGGCTCGAAGAATTTGAAGATCTTCTTGATGTTGGGCTCTTCCTCCTCTGTCGTGACCTTAACCTGGGGTAGTGGGGATGTGGACAGTTTGTGGCTGTTGTAGGATTTTGACGGGCCGATGGGGTGGTGATGCAGGCAAATGGACGCGTTGCGCGACCTATAGCCACCCACCTGAGGTCCCAAGGAGGGTCGATGGTGCAGCAGGCGCATTGGCACGTGCGCCCCCTCGCAGAGGGAGCTGTGCCGGCCGTGGTGGTAGTGTGCATGGTGTCTTTGCCAGGACGAACCCTGCAATGGGGTAGaattttggattaaattgCGAAAAAACCGTAAAGTATTTAGTAGCCCCCAAAATAGTCacaaattattgataaaataaatttaatataaaaatagatgTAGCCCTTTcagatttcatttttcgtcattaaaaatatcaagctgagataaatgatttttaattttattatttttgcacttaCCTGCAAGAATGGGGAATGCGGAGGAGCTATACTTGGAGATCTTGATGACGGATTAGAGACCGATGGTGGGAGGAGCGTGGAGCACGCTGAAGGGCGTCTCAGGGAACACGTGGACGTGGTGGGTGCCTGCACTGAGAGCAGGTTGTTGCGTGCAGGCGACTGAGTATCATTACGTATCGAGCCGAGGAGACCTCCATTGCAGTGCAAGTGCTGGTCGCCCTCTTGCctacaaattagaattttttagtCTATATATTTCTTTGAAAGCAGCGTTGTCGCACATGGGAGGCACTGCGAGATTATTGTTTTGACGATTTTGTTGGTACGAGTTGTTGTGAGCACCATTGTTGAGTACAAAGTCCTCAGGGACCTCTTCGGCGCCCTGAATCCTCTGCCGTGATCGGAGGGATGGCCTTGATATTCGCCAACCTGCTGTCCTATTCAGTCCAGAgctgagaaaaatcaaacacatattatgataaaaagtcccatttttaaatatacaaaattagtgtgtcataaaatataaaaacaggGAGAacagttattaaaaataaatgctcttCTGAGCATACCTAGGTCTGGAGCCACTTGGTGGAGTTACTGAAAGACTGACTCTTCGTGGTGTGTTAGAGCTGGAGTTTGTCGACCCTGAGGACTCGCGGGACGCGTGTGAGTGACTGGGACCCTGGGCCGGTGGCCTCAACAGGCCTGGAATGCTGCACTGGGATGACTGAAATGAGGGATTCGATTAGTTTTAAAACTCTCTGCATAATTCATACATAAACGGCCCTAAAATACcgaattctatttttaaagcgTCATTATTTAACGCATAATATCTCTTATTGAGGTACATAAATTCCAACATCcaggaaattttcattgtccTTGACACTTAACTAAATCTATGACAGCTATTTTGGGAAGGGGCCCACATTTAGTCTTACAAAATGCAGGCGGTTTTCCCAAAGTCTCTGGATACGCTGCGGAAATTCCCCGGGTAGAATCTTAATTTTAGTGTTCAAAAAGTTCGAAAGTAAAATATACTAACTGATGATCTGTCGATGGAATCAATGGAAAGAGAACTGGCGTATAAACTAATGTTAGGATTGAGCCTGTGCAGGCCAACGGCGCCAGGCTCGAGGGTGGCGTTCGGCGAGTCTTGCGGTGTGGCCGCCGTGTGGGTTATTACGGGCGCCGGCGGCATCGTCGGGGGTGGCGAAAGGCTAATCTGCTGGCCACcctgttgctgctgttgttgcagCATTTGGCTTTCTGTGGacaagaacaaaatattttagcatacaaaattgatttttcaactggttattaaataaacattcacccctgttataaaattaaaaaaaaaacaacaaacctTTTTGGATGTTGCATTTTGGTTCAAACTCAACTTGGGTCCTGACCTTCCACGCGTTTTCTCTCTCCTGCTGTCCAAAGTTGTTCCTCACAGGGTTGTCTGGCTTCATAACGTTTTCCTGCGAAATATTACACACAAGTCAGGACACGAGTAGCACTCCTAGGCAAATCAGGGCTGGAATCATCATTATCTCAAatgctacaaatttttgaacagaCTTAAAGCCAAATGCACTGAAATTTGCTCCAGCTCTGACGTGGTGCTCAAATGCACGCAAATGCCATAGGCAGCACTCTATATGATAAAATAGAATCAAAATATCTAGCTACGATCATGAAAGTCTCCAAGAGAAATACGCCAGACTACCGTGAAGCGAGTCGGGCTGGCTGCGTAACCTACCAGGCAGGAACTGCTGCTGCCAGAGCCCCCTGAGTCCTCAGGGTCGTACtctgcagccgccgctgctgctgctgccgccgcctcctgggccgccgcctcctgcTGCTGAGCCTTGGCAAGCTCTCTTTGCTCTCGCTCGAGTCGCTCATTTCTCTACAAATGCAAGCGTAAAGGATTCAGCCTAGCGTGTGCACATCTCTAAAGCGCCTGATTCCTCAAAAGCATCCAGCATGATTCGAGCAAATGGCGAGATTGATTTAATGGTTAAGTCGGAGCCGCTCCGCTGAGGATTGGTCGTAAACTTTCTCCAGTTAATTTGGTTTCAATCGGTTTGATTTCAAGTGTTTTATTTAGAAGAATTGTGTATGATCATGCGAGAgcgatgaattatttataatcaacTGGTATAAATTGGAATATGCCACCACTTACTCAACAGTACACGTTTTTACTCAATGCTGATGCAAAATGGATGTAGAGCAGTAATACAAAATGTCATATGCAAATGTATGCAGATCGAATTTCGCATAAATAGAGAGAATACAAATGGGCCGACTGGCAAAAATGGTAAACCCAATTCCACTGTAGCGCTCTACGTAAAACAAGGAATAATATTGTGTGTCCTCCAGAAAGAACATAGATGGCTTTTTCATATATTAAAAAGTGGGTGCAGGTTGTGCATGAGGAGAGGAAACCAGTGCAATAGTataaagagaaagagagcgaaagAATGTATATAAGaagttttctaaataaaaatgccgaAGGCGGCAGAGAGAATATTGCAGATGTTGTCGGGGAAATTGCGCGGTGTTTACCTCGGCGGAAAATCCCTCGACCAAGATAGCGACCAGCAGGTTGAAGAGCACGTAGTTGCCAAAGGTCATGAGGGCAACAAAGTAGAGGGCCGCCCAGTGACTGGTCTTCTCCATGCCGTTGAACAAGACCACGTTCCAGTCCTCTTGAGTCAGGATCTGCGCAAGAAAAAAGTCTCACCCCGGGGGCCGGAAAGCTCTCGGCGCGAGTGCCGTTCTAGAACGACTCGGTGGGAAAGTGATTAACAAGTCGCAACTTTTCAAGGCTCTAATTAGTAAAATAGCAAGTTTCGGCAGCGCGTACACTTTGCAAATCTAATTAATTCCGCGATAAGgagagaacgagagagaaTAGTCATGCAGATTTGCTAGAAAGGATACTAAAAACTTTTGGCAAATTTCCTTCGAAACACTGTCTCAGAAACAACTACTACGctgctgcaaaatattttctgctctcCAGTCATCTATTACACGCAACAATGATTACTCTAATTTCGCGAGAGATTATTATGATAATAATAACGAGTCGGCcggattttaattcaattaagccACCGGCGTGCTGCTTCGCAACAAAAGGCGGGCGGGGATTTACTTATGCAACCATTGCGTACGCCCAGTTCAACTTGTTGCATACCTAGCGAGCTGAGGAGCGGAACAGAGAATTACGCTGGCcgattttatctaatttatgGCCTTCTGAGCATGAAGATGGAACGAGCATAAACGCTTGCAGGAGCCAGTCGCTCTGAATGGAAATACGAATCGTACATATACGTAAAAGCGTGCGGTGATTATGCAAATTGGACTCGCGGCAGATTGCTGAGTAATAACCAGAGTTGCGATGCCAGTTCATGtcagattttgaaaagaatttactCAAACTTCCTCCATCAGTTCAAAGTAgatcataattttaaacaaatcaagTTTAAAGTAAGTGTGGAGAACGGTTCTTTCTCGAAATATCAGCTAAATCGCAAGCCTTTGGGCCTTAAAGATTGACTAACACATTCATTTTCCACCGAATACAAATATCCACTCAATTCCATCTTTATGCTGATAAAAAAGTTTAGCTGAATACTTTGCTAGCAGCAAGCAGCGTTTGTATAGATAAACGAGAAAACGTGTAGACACACGAATGTACACAAGAggtgtttttatatttttaaaaattgcagattcaCAAGTGAGCGTGTCGAAGAAACAGTTTAAAGGATAGAGAGTCGGTCTACTTAAATTTAAGGGAGTGTTGAATACTCACCTGGAATACCGTGACTGTCGCCCATAGGATATTGTTAAAATGTTTGCGGTCACAAACACACTTTGGATCATGATTGACGATTTCATGACAAGAGCATTCCCTCGTTCCATCATACCACATGCAAAACTTACCGCCAAATAAGTACATTCCCAAAATactgaaacaaaaagcaaaaacaagCGACGTGACCACAGCACCAGAACTTCTATTGGTTAGGAAAACTGAGAGATATACAGCacagatatatttataatatatagtaaatattaaaggtgaatcaaaaattgaatactgTGTGGTTTGACTTTACGTCACACACGAAATACTTTTACACTGCTCAGGGGCGTTTAAGTACAGTAAATTGTCAGTGTCAGGTTTTGGCGGAAAGGGCAACTAGGCCCGCGGACAAGTGCAAAACTGCATTGATTGCGTGAAATTCTAtcgtttgatttttcactGGAGTACAGTGATCGGGCGCTATGTGGGTAGAGAAGGTTTGCTATAGAACACACAGGGagcaatttgaaatatattgtttATACAGAATTTGAAACACACGTATGATATATGTGATTCTAGATTAAAGGAGATtataatatgaatttcaaGTATAAACAAACACAGCATCGTCCGAGAGACGGAAAGATTTGCACAGAATAAGCGGACACAGTAGTAGTGGAGGAGTCACACTGGAATAATATGTGAGATTAAATATACGAATAAATGATAATAGTATAAAAACAGAGAGTTTTTGTCGACTGTATATAATACGTTTATATTTATAGTATGGTAATTGGTAATTGGACAGACACAGTGTATTATGTGGTTAATTTGTCGCATTGTTTGTTAAGTAGACACGAGGATCAGCACAAAGGTTCAAATGATTACACTCTTTCTACTGCCTTTTCAGATTCAACGGTTTCAACTAGAAGCTGCGATGCGCACTAAAGTaccaagagagagagagagagctcaaTGAGACAGAGGAAGACTGATGCAGTGCGAGTTTTTTTTAGCATATTATCATTATATTTGATGTATGCGGTCGCCGTGATGGATGGTTTATTCCAAGACTACAGGATGACGGATTTTATGCGTGTATTTACAGCAGGCGCGATGATGATCCTAGTCTGaagttgatcgataaaattCCGATTAGATTTCCACACTTGGATGGAATGAATTATCGCTCGATGAACAGTAAAGTAGCAGTTAGCAGGAATTTTCAAGGAAGAGCTGTCTGTTTGTGTACGCAAGGATGTataatatctaaaaatataatgtgtCTATTCAAACCTACTACTGCTAAACAATGTAGAGCAGAGGTGACAAATATGTTGTGTTTGAGCAGGCAAATCGGGTGCAGTTaattgaagaggaaaataCACGTCTCGCGTGACTTCTGTTAACTCTTTTCGCAAATGATGCTCATATATGGTCTTTTCGTCACATGCAAATTCGAGTGATATGCAAATAAGAGTTTGAAACTGGTGCAATCCCGCCGTCACGCGAGCGAACAGTAGTTTAACACACACTGGGGAAGAGGGTAGACGTTGCACGTACATAATAATTGTGGGTTGCGAATTTCAAGCAgctgaatttgaattatttttcaattagaaaTGGCACTTGCATGAAGTACATCGATTGCGGACGGTTATTTTTCAACGGCCTTTCATAAAACAACTTGAATGATTTCAAGCACTTTTTTTAGCCGTTGctaacttttaaattcataatctCATGCAATGAAGGAGTTTACTAGCATgagtttttcacttttcattcGATTCAtacttgtttttaaatctcagCAAACcattcatgaaaaattcacaacCCTCATAAAACAGAATTGAAGTCTAATGACTAGTAGAAAAACGGAATTGACTTAAATATGCAATTAATTGACTCACATTAGGAATTTCGCACACACGCGCACCCCCTAGGGTGAttagtatttaaaattgcaaaaatattatagaaaAGCACGAGGGGGAATGAGAGAAAATCAGAAGCTGCGAAGTAATGAAAAACAGAGAAAGAAAGGGGAATGTACAAACAGAGTGGAAATGGGGAACTAACTCACGCtagagggaaaattttaattcatttcaaatgtgTGCAAACGAAGTGAGCAGCATAAAATGTAAATGGAAAAGTGCACACAGAGTAAAAGCTGCAAAGTAAAGAGATGTGTGTGGAGTTTcagaaattgtttgaaaatgtaGCTGCAGGCAGACATTCGTGACTCGCGTGTTTTTTGAGCCACCGAGGAGGCACATGCACTCTCCTGCCATTCGAAAGGTTTCAAAGGCGACAGGTGAGCAGAGTGTGTTCCAAAACGATGTAAAATATcaatagagagagagaaagagaggtaATATATACAAAACGAGTACGATCGACTAAGAACTGCTGTGAGATAGACTGTATTCATCAGCAAAAAAATCGAGTCAGCAATACGCAGCATAaaagtgtttattttacaGGTGCATGGCATGTCATCAATTAGAGTCTAAAGACAGGTGAGATATGAATGGTAATCGGATCTCAGCATTTGATGTAATGAGCAGAGAGACATTCTGGTACGTGTCAAAAAACTGCAGAAGCAAAAAACGTGGCATACTGTACCTTTTTGGTTCGTGAGGGGGACGTACCTCAAATCGGTCGCTCTCGTTCTTTCTTAGTTAAGTTAGTGACGAACGGAacggaaaaataatatgaacaaATGCGTTTCGCAAAcaggagaaaaatatatagaagACTGCTCGAGTATTTATAagtatgaaatatatattatgcacaaaatatatatgttcggattggtttgaaaaaaatgatgagtGAATTGTTAGAGAGATGAGTGAGAGCGGATTCAATACCTGGAATACAGTCACAATGGCCCACAGCAGGGAGTCAAAATTTTTCCTGTCACAACTGACAGATCCGTCGTCGGCTTTATTGCAGAACTTACAACCAAATAGGTTCATCCCCAGTATactaaagaggaaaaaataaaaaagaagtcACATGATgtataaaatgttgaaaagtATAGTTGggaaataaacataaaatgtatatttcttATTCAGTACGGTGAGAGAGACATTTTTGTTCGTTATATGTGCCACTTGCGAGAATGCATAATATGATATGGGATGGTTACTCCTCTATAAAGCTGCTGATGTTTTGAGAGAGATAGTTTCATAAACTTTTCCAGAAAGAGCATAATGTGCTTTTTCAGACATGCTGTCCTGAACAAACTCGCTATT
This window encodes:
- the LOC135940378 gene encoding voltage-dependent T-type calcium channel subunit alpha-1H-like isoform X6, producing MVRQGTTSFGGEQVNGGAGADSESDVPMSDFEDDDDDDDDDEDDDEEDLPYPGFIPLALGCLDQQTRPRNWCLRMITNPWFERVSMMIILLNCVTLGMYRPCIDDDCTTSRCKILQIFDDFIFAFFAIEMSIKMLAMGVYGKGTYLADTWNRLDFFIVMAGALEYCLNVENMNLSAIRTIRVLRPLRAINRIPSMRILVMLLLDTLPMLGNVLLLCFFVFFIFGIVGVQLWEGILRQRCFLKQLPNISYPQSLPDFYTMRVKVTLPLSSYYRYLEQDRDYICSKPEDNGMHTCSNLPPYRHNGIECNGTALPFSSNIPTNASCVNWNQYYTECKSQGNNPFQGAISFDNIGLAWVAIFLVISLEGWTDIMYYVQDAHSFWDWIYFVLLIVIGSFFMINLCLVVIATQFSETKKREMERMRLERARFHSSSTLASTQNSEPTTCYAELVRYTAHLWRRAKRRIINRYRLYQCRKQQRNNTHPPLSFQPCARHSEFVCRHGMSRKSQAGPGPPPPRVLEHEEAGRGPPVCPVGPRPPDEPELNSPPSIHAPRASPEVSDIDPLSSPRNKQSGPSGGLLRVPSFNGAWEGEGGGNGGGLLSPGNGNARRRSSVMFSDVVLLHDDQGSSNSAPGVTKNVCSSEKMTQAGDGHIHSWRGGRGLSAQSSFDAGGAAYQLDLHRQSTISAPAPMTCQELLALSGALSAALPTQLALDSRHVHSFFSSLSKGDRRHVSAPADLQNDQMEWDSDVDECGDCTSECEAEWYAHEQSCCYQQALRPPAQKSCCSRCLGSVRRMIKALVEHKYFQQGILLAILVNTLSMGIEYHNQPEELTVIVEYSNVVFSGIFAVEMLLKITAEGPFAYISNGFNVFDGIIVVLSVVELCQTFLGSREGSSGLSVLRTFRLLRILKLVRFMPNLRRQLFVMLRTMDNVAVFFALLILFIFIFSILGMYLFGGKFCMWYDGTRECSCHEIVNHDPKCVCDRKHFNNILWATVTVFQILTQEDWNVVLFNGMEKTSHWAALYFVALMTFGNYVLFNLLVAILVEGFSAEENVMKPDNPVRNNFGQQERENAWKVRTQVEFEPKCNIQKESQMLQQQQQQGGQQISLSPPPTMPPAPVITHTAATPQDSPNATLEPGAVGLHRLNPNISLYASSLSIDSIDRSSRIQRLWENRLHFSSQCSIPGLLRPPAQGPSHSHASRESSGSTNSSSNTPRRVSLSVTPPSGSRPSSGLNRTAGWRISRPSLRSRQRIQGAEEVPEDFVLNNGAHNNSYQQNRQNNNLAVPPMQEGDQHLHCNGGLLGSIRNDTQSPARNNLLSVQAPTTSTCSLRRPSACSTLLPPSVSNPSSRSPSIAPPHSPFLQGSSWQRHHAHYHHGRHSSLCEGAHVPMRLLHHRPSLGPQVGGYRSRNASICLHHHPIGPSKSYNSHKLSTSPLPQVKVTTEEEEPNIKKIFKFFEPRGCLKERDDYSLYIFSPTDSKIRKLCCWIVERRWFDNVVLFFIGLNCITLAMERPNIPPDSTERIFLATANYVFTAVFALEMLIKVIATGMFYGREAYFTSGWNIMDGVLVLISIVDLLMSVISESSPRIFGILRVFRLLRSLRPLRVINRAPGLKLVVQTLLSSLRPIGNIVLICCTFFIIFGILGVQLFKGAFYYCEGPDIKNVRNKTDCLADKKNSWVNRKYNFDDLGKALMSLFVLSSKDGWVNIMYTGLDAVGVDQQPIENFSEWRLLYFISFLLLVGFFVLNMFVGVVVENFHRCREEQEKEEKARRAAKRAKQMEKKRRRMHEPPYYATYSRPRLLVHNVVTSKYFDLAIAAVIGLNVVTMALEFYMMPKALSYALKIFNYFFTAVFILESMMKLLALGMHLYFKDRWNQLDVVIVILSIVGIVLEEVESKIIPINPTIIRVMRVLRIARVLKLLKMAKGIRALLDTVMQALPQVGNLGLLFFLLFFIFAALGVELFGRLECSEEIPCQGLGEHAHFSNFGMAFLTLFRVATGDNWNGIMKDTLRDTCDDAADCVRNCCVSTVIAPIFFVIFVLMAQFVLVNVVVAVLMKHLEESHKQMEDELDMEVELERELQAEQEEAEEAEAAEALQQALRLTMQEEENNLGRHKQLSKVLSLPANFTFSSMEEGHAGTNASGQALSKEAADAPSGPQGISQPLRPTHLTPLRRRVPPAYPANNCPKAMLCRRSGSEPSIAAASGGGAGGRAAERKMLRRPGSSGSLHSLVLPRDTSSGLSPECVAPGKTMVPPPYQTPSSEQAPPLGVTTPTFSFSYSDSCSETVSSSESITSPSEL